A genomic segment from Kyrpidia tusciae DSM 2912 encodes:
- the aceB gene encoding malate synthase A, with amino-acid sequence MAEWPQGVEVIGEVTPEYGEILTPEALAFVADLHRRFDERRRALLADRAERQKRLDAGWRPDFPAETAEIRAGDWTVGPIPADLQDRRVEITGPAGDRKMVINALNSGAKVFMADFEDANSPTWANTVGGQVNLRDAVNRTITYTSPEGKQYALKDQVAVLMVRPRGWHLGEKHVRVDGRPVSGALFDFALYLFHNAKNLIARGTGPYYYLPKMESRHEARLWNDVFTFAEDRMHLPVGTIKATVLLETIMATFEMDEMLYELRDHIVGMNCGRWDYIFSYIKRFRNQPDVIFPDRNLVTMTVPFMRAYTLYTIKTCHRRGAFAIGGMAAQIPVKNDPAANEEAFAKVRADKEREARDGHDGTWVAHPGLVPVAMEVFDRLMPGPNQLSRKREDVQVTADDLLAIPEGPITEQGLRNNVSVGIQYIEAWLRGNGAVPIFHLMEDAATAEIARAQVWQWIHHPKGILADGRKVDAALFRQILAEELQKIKENLGEARFAQGKFDQAAALFTDMSLRDDFEEFLTLPGYAYLD; translated from the coding sequence CGTTCGTGGCAGATCTGCACCGCCGATTTGACGAAAGGCGCCGGGCGTTGCTCGCCGACCGGGCCGAGCGCCAGAAGCGCCTCGACGCCGGGTGGCGCCCGGATTTTCCTGCAGAGACGGCGGAGATCCGGGCCGGGGATTGGACGGTGGGGCCGATTCCCGCCGATCTTCAGGACCGGCGGGTGGAGATCACCGGCCCGGCCGGGGACCGGAAGATGGTCATCAACGCCCTCAACTCCGGCGCCAAGGTGTTCATGGCGGATTTTGAGGACGCTAACTCTCCCACTTGGGCCAATACCGTGGGCGGACAGGTCAACCTTCGGGACGCCGTCAACCGCACCATCACGTATACCAGCCCCGAAGGGAAACAGTATGCCCTGAAAGACCAGGTCGCCGTTCTCATGGTCCGGCCTCGGGGATGGCATTTGGGAGAGAAACACGTTCGGGTGGACGGCCGCCCGGTCTCCGGCGCCTTGTTTGACTTTGCCCTCTACCTGTTCCATAACGCAAAAAACCTGATCGCCCGGGGCACCGGCCCGTATTACTATCTGCCGAAGATGGAAAGTCGGCACGAAGCCCGGCTGTGGAACGATGTATTCACCTTTGCTGAAGACCGGATGCACCTGCCCGTCGGGACGATCAAAGCGACAGTGCTCTTGGAGACGATCATGGCGACCTTTGAGATGGATGAGATGCTATACGAGCTCCGGGATCACATCGTCGGCATGAACTGCGGGCGTTGGGATTACATTTTCAGTTACATCAAGCGCTTCCGAAATCAACCCGACGTGATTTTTCCCGATCGCAATCTCGTGACGATGACAGTGCCCTTTATGCGTGCCTATACTCTCTACACGATCAAAACCTGCCATCGGCGCGGAGCTTTTGCCATCGGCGGCATGGCGGCCCAGATCCCGGTGAAAAATGACCCGGCCGCGAATGAAGAGGCTTTTGCGAAAGTCCGGGCGGACAAGGAACGGGAAGCCCGGGATGGCCACGACGGCACTTGGGTGGCTCACCCCGGTCTCGTTCCCGTTGCAATGGAAGTGTTTGATCGCCTGATGCCGGGCCCGAATCAACTGAGCCGGAAACGGGAAGATGTTCAGGTGACGGCGGACGACCTGCTGGCGATCCCCGAGGGGCCGATCACCGAACAGGGGCTTCGCAACAACGTAAGCGTAGGAATCCAGTACATCGAAGCTTGGCTTCGGGGTAACGGCGCCGTTCCGATTTTCCACCTCATGGAGGATGCGGCCACGGCGGAAATCGCCCGGGCCCAGGTGTGGCAGTGGATTCACCATCCGAAGGGGATTCTGGCGGATGGCCGCAAGGTGGACGCCGCGTTGTTCCGGCAGATTCTGGCCGAAGAGTTGCAGAAAATCAAAGAAAACCTGGGCGAAGCGCGATTCGCCCAAGGCAAGTTCGACCAGGCCGCGGCACTGTTCACAGATATGTCCCTTCGGGACGACTTTGAGGAATTCCTCACCCTTCCCGGTTACGCCTACCTGGATTGA
- the aceB gene encoding malate synthase A — protein MPETIAYPAGVQVTAPVDESYREILTPGALEFVADLHRQFNGRRQALLAERQKRQAAIDGGQMPDFPAETAELRQADWTVAPIPADLLDRRVEITGPAGDRKMVINALNSGAKTFMADFEDANSPTWENTVGGQINLRDAVRRTIRYVSPEGKRYELKDRTAVLIVRPRGWHLPEKHVLVDGEPISGALFDFGLYFFHNVRELLERGTGPYFYLPKMESRFEARLWNDVFNVAQDRLGIPRGTIKATVLIETILAAFEMDEILYELRDHAAGLNCGRWDYIFSFIKRFRNRPEVILPDRGLVTMTAPFMRAYTQLTIKTCHRRGAMAIGGMAAQIPVKNDPAANEEAFAKVRADKEREATDGHDGTWVAHPGLVPVAMEVFDRLMPTPNQLDRKREDVHVSAADLIRVPEGPITEQGLRTNISVGIQYIEAWLRGSGAVPIFNLMEDAATAEISRAQVWQWIRHPRGVLEDGRKVTVELFRQVLDEELNKIKAELGEDRFAGGRYSEAAELFSRLTTSDSFAEFLTLPGYELID, from the coding sequence ATGCCAGAAACCATCGCGTACCCTGCGGGCGTCCAGGTCACCGCACCCGTTGATGAATCCTATCGGGAAATCCTGACCCCCGGAGCGTTGGAGTTCGTCGCCGATCTCCACCGTCAATTCAACGGTCGGCGCCAGGCACTCCTGGCCGAAAGACAGAAGCGCCAAGCGGCCATCGACGGCGGTCAGATGCCGGATTTTCCGGCTGAGACCGCGGAACTTCGCCAGGCGGATTGGACGGTGGCACCGATCCCGGCCGACCTTCTGGACCGCCGGGTGGAGATCACCGGCCCGGCCGGAGACCGGAAGATGGTCATCAACGCCCTGAACTCCGGCGCCAAAACCTTTATGGCGGATTTTGAAGACGCCAACTCCCCCACGTGGGAAAACACCGTCGGGGGTCAGATCAATCTCCGGGATGCCGTGCGCCGGACGATCCGGTACGTCAGCCCGGAAGGCAAGCGGTACGAGCTGAAGGATCGAACGGCAGTCCTGATCGTCCGGCCCCGGGGTTGGCACCTGCCGGAGAAGCACGTTTTGGTCGATGGCGAACCGATCTCCGGCGCCCTGTTTGATTTCGGCCTGTACTTTTTTCACAATGTCCGGGAGTTGCTGGAGCGGGGGACGGGGCCGTACTTTTACCTTCCCAAAATGGAAAGTCGCTTCGAGGCCCGGCTGTGGAACGATGTGTTCAACGTGGCCCAAGATCGCCTGGGGATTCCCCGGGGCACCATCAAAGCCACGGTGTTGATCGAGACGATCCTCGCGGCCTTCGAGATGGACGAGATCCTGTATGAACTCCGGGATCACGCCGCTGGACTCAATTGCGGCCGGTGGGACTACATCTTTAGCTTCATCAAACGCTTTCGGAACCGACCTGAGGTGATTCTGCCGGACCGCGGCTTGGTGACCATGACCGCACCTTTCATGCGGGCTTATACGCAGTTGACGATTAAGACCTGTCACCGTCGCGGGGCAATGGCCATCGGGGGGATGGCGGCGCAAATCCCGGTCAAAAACGATCCGGCCGCCAACGAAGAGGCCTTCGCCAAGGTGCGGGCGGACAAGGAGCGGGAAGCGACAGATGGCCACGATGGGACCTGGGTGGCCCATCCCGGGCTGGTGCCTGTGGCTATGGAAGTCTTTGACCGGTTGATGCCCACGCCGAACCAACTGGATCGCAAGCGGGAAGACGTACACGTTTCGGCGGCCGACCTCATCCGGGTACCCGAGGGGCCGATCACCGAGCAGGGCCTGCGCACCAACATCAGTGTGGGGATTCAATATATCGAAGCCTGGCTGCGGGGATCCGGAGCCGTGCCGATTTTCAACTTGATGGAAGACGCGGCCACGGCGGAGATCTCCCGGGCCCAGGTCTGGCAGTGGATCCGCCACCCCCGCGGGGTGCTGGAGGACGGAAGAAAGGTCACGGTGGAGTTGTTCCGACAAGTCTTGGACGAGGAGTTAAACAAGATCAAGGCGGAGCTGGGAGAAGACCGATTCGCCGGCGGGCGGTACTCGGAAGCCGCCGAACTGTTCAGCCGCTTGACCACCAGCGATTCCTTCGCCGAATTTTTGACTTTGCCCGGGTACGAGTTGATCGATTGA